One Phaseolus vulgaris cultivar G19833 chromosome 4, P. vulgaris v2.0, whole genome shotgun sequence DNA window includes the following coding sequences:
- the LOC137838874 gene encoding kunitz-type trypsin inhibitor-like 2 protein, with product MKSTIFLTLSFFLHFTSNFLPLAFSRVPEQVLDSNGLPISPSNQYILSQLIRNGPQGGGVEVDSGGNARSKVVVTKNCDRGEGLILNIEGRSSGVILPEAPLEIKFDFHLYCAESSKWVVVGDDFPTKWVGIGEGGDHPRKEILSGTFMIKKYGEGYKFAFCNNNTNHNTCFSIERIDNHEGRRLVLMDDSHTNVPFNFSLINIG from the coding sequence ATGAAGTCTACAATATTCCTCACTCTCTCTTTCTTCCTTCACTTCACTTCCAACTTTCTTCCATTAGCATTCTCTAGGGTTCCTGAACAAGTCCTGGACTCAAATGGTTTACCCATTTCTCCTTCTAATCAATACATTCTTTCACAACTTATTCGTAATGGTCCACAAGGTGGTGGAGTAGAGGTAGATTCTGGTGGGAACGCAAGATccaaagttgttgttacaaaaAATTGTGATCGTGGGGAAGGTCTGATACTCAACATAGAAGGAAGAAGCTCAGGTGTCATACTGCCAGAGGCACCATTAGAgattaaatttgattttcatCTTTATTGTGCTGAATCCTCCAAGTGGGTGGTAGTTGGTGATGATTTTCCTACAAAATGGGTTGGTATTGGTGAGGGTGGAGACCATCCAAGGAAGGAGATCCTAAGTGGAACGTTTATGATTAAGAAATATGGTGAGGGTTATAAGTTTGCATTCTGCAACAACAACACTAACCACAACACTTGTTTTAGTATTGAGAGAATTGATAATCATGAAGGAAGGCGTCTTGTTTTGATGGATGATTCTCACACTAATGTCCCCTTTAATTTTTCACTTATTAATATTGGTTAA
- the LOC137838875 gene encoding kunitz-type trypsin inhibitor-like 2 protein, which yields MKSTLSLTLSFSLLFTSNFLPLAFSRVLEQVLDSNGGGVEVDFDGNPRCQVSVIQNYDKFFRGEGLRFNTEGRSSGAILTETSLEIKFDYHPYCASSSKWVVGGDDFPAKCVGIGDGANHAGKEILSGTFTIKKYGEGYKFALCSNNTNHNTCFSVGRIDDHKRRRLILMDDSHPNAPFN from the exons ATGAAGTCTACACTTTCCCTCACTCTCTCTTTCTCCCTTCTCTTCACTTCCAACTTTCTGCCATTAGCCTTCTCTAGGGTTCTTGAACAAGTCTTGGACTCAAATG GTGGTGGAGTAGAGGTAGATTTTGATGGGAACCCAAGATGCCAAGTTTCTGTTATACAAAATTATGATAAGTTTTTCCGTGGGGAGGGTCTGAGATTCAACACAGAAGGAAGAAGCTCAGGTGCCATACTGACAGAGACATCATTAGAGATTAAATTTGATTATCATCCTTATTGTGCTTCATCATCCAAGTGGGTGGTAGGTGGTGATGATTTTCCTGCAAAATGTGTTGGTATTGGTGATGGTGCAAACCATGCAGGGAAGGAAATCTTAAGTGGAACGTTTACGATTAAGAAATATGGTGAGGGTTATAAGTTTGCATTATGCAGCAACAACACTAACCACAACACTTGTTTTAGTGTTGGGAGAATTGATGATCATAAGCGAAGGCGTCTAATTTTGATGGATGATTCTCACCCTAATGCTCCCTTTAATTGA